The following are from one region of the Hydrogenophaga sp. BPS33 genome:
- a CDS encoding tripartite tricarboxylate transporter permease, producing the protein MDLITNLSIGFGVAFTAQNLVYAFVGCLLGTLIGVLPGIGPVATIAMLLPATYGLPPVAALIMLAGIYYGAQYGGSTTAILVNLPGESSSVVTVIDGYQMARKGRAGPALAAAGLGSFFAGCAGTLILAAFAPPLTEVALKFGPAEYFSLMVLGLIGAVVLASGSLLKAVTMILLGLAFGLVGTDVNSGVARYSFDIPELTDGISFIAIAMGVFGYGEIIANLATPSDQREVFTSKVKGLMPTKEDFKHMMPAVLRGTALGSCLGILPGGGALMSAFASYTIEKKIKLKPGELPFGTGNIRGVAGPESANNAGAQTSFIPLLTLGIPPNAVMALMVGAMTIHNIQPGPQVMTSNPELFWGLIASMWIGNLMLIVLNLPMIGLWIKLLTIPYKWLFPAIVLFCAVGVYSENNNSFEIWMVAIFGVIGYLFHKLKCEPAPLLLGLILGPMMEEYLRRTLLISRGDWSVLVTRPMSATLLALAVLLLVVVLMPSVKAKREEAFVEE; encoded by the coding sequence ATGGATCTGATCACCAATCTCTCGATCGGCTTCGGCGTCGCCTTCACGGCGCAGAACCTCGTCTACGCCTTTGTCGGCTGTCTGCTGGGCACCTTGATCGGCGTGCTGCCCGGCATCGGGCCGGTGGCCACCATCGCCATGCTGCTGCCCGCGACCTACGGTCTGCCGCCAGTGGCCGCCCTGATCATGCTGGCCGGCATCTACTACGGCGCACAGTACGGTGGCTCGACCACCGCCATTCTGGTCAACCTGCCGGGCGAATCTTCGTCCGTGGTCACCGTGATCGACGGCTACCAGATGGCGCGCAAGGGAAGGGCTGGGCCCGCCCTGGCCGCGGCCGGCCTGGGCTCGTTCTTCGCCGGTTGTGCCGGCACCCTGATCCTGGCGGCCTTTGCGCCGCCGCTGACCGAGGTCGCCCTCAAGTTCGGACCCGCCGAATACTTCTCCTTGATGGTGCTGGGCCTCATCGGCGCGGTGGTGCTGGCGTCGGGCTCGCTGCTCAAGGCGGTCACCATGATTCTGCTGGGGCTGGCGTTCGGCCTGGTCGGCACGGACGTGAACTCGGGCGTGGCGCGCTACAGCTTCGACATACCGGAACTCACCGATGGCATCAGTTTCATCGCCATCGCCATGGGCGTGTTCGGCTACGGCGAAATCATCGCCAACCTGGCCACACCGTCGGACCAGCGCGAGGTCTTCACCTCCAAGGTCAAGGGTCTGATGCCGACCAAGGAAGACTTCAAGCACATGATGCCCGCCGTGCTGCGCGGCACCGCGCTGGGATCGTGCCTGGGCATCCTGCCCGGCGGTGGCGCGCTCATGTCGGCCTTCGCGTCGTACACGATCGAGAAGAAGATCAAGCTCAAGCCGGGCGAACTGCCCTTCGGCACGGGCAACATCCGCGGCGTGGCGGGCCCCGAGTCGGCCAACAACGCGGGTGCGCAAACCTCCTTCATTCCGCTGCTGACGCTGGGCATCCCACCCAACGCGGTGATGGCGCTGATGGTGGGTGCGATGACGATCCACAACATCCAGCCCGGCCCGCAGGTGATGACCAGCAACCCCGAACTGTTCTGGGGCCTGATCGCCTCGATGTGGATCGGCAACCTGATGCTGATCGTGCTCAACCTGCCGATGATCGGCTTGTGGATCAAGCTGCTGACCATCCCCTACAAGTGGCTGTTCCCAGCCATCGTGCTGTTCTGTGCGGTCGGGGTCTACTCGGAGAACAACAACAGCTTCGAAATCTGGATGGTCGCGATCTTCGGTGTGATCGGCTACCTGTTCCACAAGCTCAAGTGCGAACCCGCCCCGCTGCTGCTGGGCTTGATCCTGGGCCCGATGATGGAGGAGTACCTGCGCCGCACGCTGCTCATCTCGCGCGGCGACTGGAGCGTGCTGGTCACGCGTCCGATGTCGGCCACGCTGCTCGCCCTGGCGGTCCTGCTGCTGGTGGTGGTGCTCATGCCTTCGGTGAAAGCCAAGCGCGAAGAGGCCTTCGTGGAGGAGTGA
- a CDS encoding DMT family transporter, with product MNTVPVLAPQRWLERPANKGLLLGLLGVALFALTLPMTRLAVGTVDAPQMSGVFVAVGRAVVAAGLSIVFLLATHAPLPRREDLLPLAITSAGVVFGFPLFTSVAMRYVEAVHASVIVGVLPLATAAVAALLHRQRPSGGFWLCAALGSAMVVGFAVLRSGSAGLALHPADALLLAAMLCAAVGYAYGARMSQRMRAEHVICWALVIALPITLPLAFATRPQAALQASAWWGFAYTAVFSMWIGFFAWYRGLALGGTVRVSQVQLVQPFLGMLFAVPLLGERLDAVTLGFAVAVIATVFIGKKMPVHATSPRIEDVETETS from the coding sequence ATGAACACCGTGCCCGTCCTGGCGCCACAGCGCTGGCTGGAGCGCCCCGCCAACAAGGGCTTGTTGCTCGGCTTGCTCGGCGTGGCGCTGTTCGCGCTCACACTGCCCATGACGCGGCTGGCTGTCGGCACGGTGGACGCGCCGCAGATGTCGGGCGTGTTCGTGGCCGTGGGCCGCGCCGTCGTGGCGGCCGGGCTGTCCATCGTTTTCCTGCTCGCCACGCACGCCCCGCTGCCCCGGCGCGAAGACCTGTTGCCCCTGGCCATCACCTCGGCGGGCGTCGTGTTCGGCTTTCCTCTGTTCACCTCGGTGGCCATGCGCTATGTGGAGGCGGTGCACGCCAGCGTGATCGTGGGTGTGCTGCCGCTGGCCACGGCCGCGGTCGCGGCATTGCTGCACCGCCAGCGCCCGTCCGGCGGTTTCTGGCTGTGCGCGGCCCTGGGCAGCGCCATGGTGGTGGGCTTCGCGGTGCTGCGATCGGGCAGCGCGGGCCTCGCGCTGCACCCCGCCGATGCGCTCCTGCTCGCCGCCATGCTGTGCGCTGCCGTCGGCTACGCTTACGGCGCACGCATGTCGCAGCGCATGCGCGCCGAGCACGTGATCTGCTGGGCGCTGGTGATCGCGCTGCCGATCACACTCCCATTGGCCTTCGCCACGCGCCCGCAGGCCGCGCTGCAGGCCTCGGCCTGGTGGGGCTTTGCCTACACCGCGGTGTTCTCGATGTGGATCGGCTTCTTCGCCTGGTACCGCGGCCTGGCACTGGGGGGCACGGTGCGCGTGAGTCAGGTGCAACTGGTGCAACCCTTTCTGGGCATGTTGTTCGCGGTTCCCCTGTTGGGCGAACGGCTGGACGCTGTCACACTGGGTTTTGCCGTTGCGGTGATCGCTACGGTGTTCATTGGCAAGAAAATGCCCGTGCATGCCACCAGCCCCCGCATCGAAGACGTTGAAACGGAGACCTCATGA
- a CDS encoding aminotransferase-like domain-containing protein — protein sequence MKPNDLPHPTDTGWTLARRAERMNPSVIREILKVTEKPGIISFAGGLPSPKTFPVTAFSEACAKVLREDGQAALQYAASEGYGPLREAVAAHLPWAVDPAQVLITTGSQQGLDLVAKVLIDTDSRVLVETPTYLGALQAFTPMEPRIEAVGSDAEGIDVADLVRRAGTGVDRARFLYVLPNFQNPTGRSMSEARRAALVASAAAHGVPIVEDNPYGDLWFDEQPPLPLSARNPEGCIYLGSFSKVLAPGLRLGYIVAPTAIFPKLLQAKQAADLHSPGFNQRMVAEVLKDGFLDRHVPTIRTLYKNQCAAMLACLTKEMAGLDVQWNSPDGGMFLWLRLPAGMNAVDLLPRAVDKGVAFVPGAAFFADAPDHRTMRLSFVTASVEQIHIGIAALAQAIREQQGS from the coding sequence ATGAAACCCAACGACCTACCCCATCCCACGGACACCGGCTGGACCCTGGCCCGCCGCGCCGAGCGCATGAACCCCTCGGTGATCCGCGAGATTCTCAAGGTCACCGAGAAGCCGGGCATCATCAGTTTCGCTGGCGGCCTGCCCTCGCCCAAGACCTTTCCCGTCACCGCGTTCTCCGAGGCCTGTGCCAAGGTGCTGCGCGAAGACGGGCAGGCCGCGTTGCAATACGCCGCCAGTGAAGGCTACGGCCCCCTGCGCGAAGCGGTCGCCGCGCACTTGCCCTGGGCGGTGGACCCGGCACAGGTGCTCATCACCACCGGCAGCCAGCAGGGCCTGGACCTGGTGGCCAAGGTGCTGATCGACACCGACAGCCGCGTGCTGGTGGAAACGCCCACCTACCTCGGCGCCTTGCAGGCCTTCACGCCAATGGAGCCGCGGATCGAAGCCGTGGGCAGCGATGCCGAAGGCATCGACGTGGCCGACCTCGTGCGCCGGGCAGGCACCGGCGTGGACCGCGCCCGCTTCCTGTATGTGTTGCCCAACTTCCAGAACCCGACCGGGCGCAGCATGAGCGAGGCGCGCCGCGCCGCCCTGGTGGCCAGCGCGGCCGCGCACGGCGTGCCGATCGTGGAAGACAACCCCTACGGCGACCTGTGGTTCGACGAGCAGCCGCCACTGCCCTTGAGTGCGCGCAACCCCGAAGGCTGCATCTACCTCGGCTCGTTCTCCAAGGTGCTGGCGCCCGGCTTGCGGCTGGGCTACATCGTGGCGCCCACGGCCATCTTTCCCAAGCTGCTGCAAGCCAAGCAGGCCGCCGATCTGCACAGCCCCGGCTTCAACCAGCGCATGGTGGCCGAGGTCCTCAAGGACGGTTTCCTGGACCGCCACGTGCCCACCATCCGCACGCTGTACAAGAACCAATGCGCGGCCATGCTGGCCTGCCTCACGAAGGAGATGGCCGGTCTGGACGTGCAGTGGAACTCGCCCGACGGCGGCATGTTCCTCTGGCTGCGCTTGCCCGCAGGCATGAACGCGGTCGACCTGCTGCCGCGCGCGGTGGACAAGGGTGTGGCCTTTGTGCCCGGCGCCGCGTTCTTCGCCGACGCACCCGACCACCGCACCATGCGCCTGAGCTTCGTCACCGCCAGCGTGGAGCAGATCCACATCGGCATCGCCGCGCTGGCCCAGGCCATCCGCGAACAACAAGGATCCTGA
- a CDS encoding LysE family translocator, with translation MSTSELTALLLFCTAMSFSPGPNNTLATALAANRGLRHALRFCIAVPTGWTLLMLVTGLGLGTLVLSVPVLRWGVKLLGVVYMLWLAWKLVGSAQLVDAGHVRLDVTFAQGVGLQFLNIKAWMLALTLSAGWIVNAAGQPAPNPGERLAIVCAAMVLFAFTSNFAYALTGSLLRQWLSHGTRLRWFNRVLAAVLVFTALWMLTV, from the coding sequence ATGAGCACCTCCGAGCTGACCGCCCTGCTGCTGTTCTGCACCGCCATGAGCTTTTCGCCGGGGCCGAACAACACACTGGCCACCGCGCTCGCGGCCAACCGTGGTCTGCGGCACGCGCTGCGCTTCTGCATAGCGGTGCCCACCGGCTGGACCTTGCTCATGCTTGTCACCGGGCTCGGCCTGGGCACCTTGGTGCTGAGCGTCCCCGTGCTGCGCTGGGGTGTGAAGTTACTGGGTGTGGTCTACATGCTGTGGCTGGCGTGGAAGCTGGTGGGGTCGGCGCAACTGGTCGATGCCGGCCACGTGCGGCTCGACGTCACGTTTGCCCAAGGCGTGGGCTTGCAGTTTCTCAACATTAAGGCCTGGATGCTGGCGCTCACCCTGAGCGCGGGCTGGATCGTCAACGCCGCCGGCCAGCCAGCGCCGAACCCGGGCGAGCGCCTGGCCATCGTCTGCGCCGCGATGGTGCTGTTCGCCTTCACGAGCAACTTCGCCTATGCGCTAACGGGCTCCCTGCTGCGGCAATGGCTGTCGCACGGCACGCGCCTGCGCTGGTTCAACCGCGTGCTGGCCGCGGTGCTGGTGTTCACTGCCCTGTGGATGCTGACCGTATGA
- a CDS encoding PhzF family phenazine biosynthesis protein: MAQRPFQQVDVFTDTPYLGNPLGVVLDGSGLDTEAMQRFTDWTNLSECTFLLPPTDEGRAAGADYRVRIFCPGRELPFAGHPTLGSCHAWLRAGGRARADTHVVQECGVGLVHIRRQGPQLAFAAPPLRRGGPLDEADLALIARGLGLSRDDIVAHAWCDNGPAWRGVMLRSAEQVLAVRPDAQALAGLEIGLVGPHPAGTDTAFEVRAFFPGNQALAEDPVTGSLNAAIAQWLMGAGMAPERYVAAQGTVLARAGRVYVERDAGGTIWIGGASVTCIDGKVSL, encoded by the coding sequence ATGGCCCAACGCCCCTTCCAACAAGTCGATGTCTTCACCGACACCCCCTACCTGGGCAACCCGCTGGGCGTGGTGCTCGATGGCAGCGGCCTGGACACCGAGGCCATGCAGCGCTTCACCGACTGGACCAACCTCTCGGAGTGCACCTTTCTGCTGCCGCCCACCGACGAAGGCCGCGCCGCGGGTGCCGACTACCGCGTGCGCATCTTCTGCCCAGGGCGCGAACTGCCCTTCGCCGGTCACCCCACGCTGGGCAGTTGCCATGCCTGGCTGCGGGCCGGCGGACGGGCTCGCGCCGACACGCATGTGGTGCAGGAATGTGGTGTGGGCCTGGTGCACATCCGGCGCCAGGGCCCCCAGCTTGCATTCGCAGCCCCGCCACTGCGCCGCGGCGGCCCGCTGGACGAAGCCGACTTGGCGCTGATCGCGCGCGGCCTCGGCCTGTCGCGCGACGACATCGTCGCGCACGCCTGGTGCGACAACGGCCCGGCCTGGCGCGGCGTGATGCTGCGTTCGGCCGAGCAGGTGCTGGCCGTGCGCCCCGACGCGCAGGCGCTGGCGGGTCTGGAGATCGGCCTTGTCGGACCCCACCCGGCAGGCACCGACACCGCCTTTGAAGTGCGCGCCTTTTTCCCCGGCAACCAAGCGCTGGCCGAAGACCCGGTGACCGGTAGCCTCAACGCCGCGATCGCGCAATGGCTGATGGGCGCAGGCATGGCGCCGGAACGCTACGTGGCCGCGCAGGGCACGGTGCTGGCGCGCGCGGGTCGCGTATACGTCGAACGCGACGCCGGCGGCACGATCTGGATCGGCGGTGCCAGCGTCACCTGCATCGACGGAAAGGTGTCGCTGTGA
- a CDS encoding glutathione S-transferase has protein sequence MLHLWGRLSSINVRKVVLCAQVLGLDLPRTDAGLAHGVVDTPGYRAQNPNGLVPLLQDGDFTLWESNAIVRYLCAGQDRLYPRNLRQRFDAERWMDWQQTTLNPAGSPAFKQWIRTPAEQRDATVIAQSVAATEPLFALLDEHLSRQAFMAGDELGMADIPIACEVHRWWGLPQARPARPHLERWYAGWLALPASRGVLDLPLS, from the coding sequence GTGCTGCACCTGTGGGGACGCCTGAGTTCGATCAACGTGCGCAAGGTGGTGCTGTGCGCTCAAGTGCTCGGGCTCGACCTGCCGCGCACCGATGCGGGCCTGGCGCATGGCGTAGTGGACACACCCGGCTACCGAGCGCAGAACCCCAACGGCCTGGTCCCCCTGCTGCAGGATGGTGACTTCACGCTCTGGGAATCGAACGCCATCGTGCGCTACCTGTGCGCAGGGCAAGACCGTCTGTACCCACGGAACCTGCGGCAGCGCTTCGATGCCGAGCGCTGGATGGACTGGCAGCAAACCACGCTCAACCCTGCGGGAAGCCCCGCCTTCAAACAGTGGATCCGCACGCCTGCCGAGCAGCGCGATGCCACCGTCATCGCGCAATCCGTCGCCGCCACCGAACCGCTGTTCGCCCTGCTCGACGAGCACCTCTCGCGCCAGGCCTTCATGGCCGGCGACGAACTCGGCATGGCCGACATTCCGATCGCCTGCGAGGTGCACCGCTGGTGGGGCCTGCCGCAAGCGCGCCCGGCGCGGCCTCACCTTGAACGCTGGTACGCCGGCTGGCTGGCGCTGCCCGCGAGCCGGGGCGTGCTCGACCTGCCTTTGTCCTGA
- a CDS encoding response regulator transcription factor, translating to MWRCLVVEDDADNARYIANGFRGLGHVVVICRDGMEALGRATSEQWDLIILDRMLPNGVDGLSILSTLRGLGKKTPVLVLSALSALDERVRGLKAGGDDYLTKPFAFSELAARAEALVRRSRPGPEVRTLQVADLKLDLTSRHVERGGRPIALQPREFRLLAYLMSHPGQVLTRTMLLEAVWDYQFDPQTNVIDVQVSRLRGKLDVGGAPPLIHTVRGIGYRIQVGDSTGEP from the coding sequence ATGTGGCGCTGCCTGGTGGTGGAAGACGACGCGGACAACGCGCGCTACATCGCCAACGGCTTTCGCGGGCTCGGCCATGTGGTCGTGATCTGCCGCGATGGCATGGAGGCGCTCGGCCGCGCCACCAGCGAACAGTGGGACCTGATCATCCTGGACCGCATGCTGCCCAACGGGGTCGACGGCCTGTCCATCCTCTCCACCCTGCGCGGCCTGGGCAAGAAGACACCGGTGCTGGTGCTCAGTGCCCTGAGTGCGCTGGACGAGCGCGTGCGTGGGCTCAAGGCCGGCGGTGACGACTACCTCACCAAGCCCTTCGCCTTCTCCGAACTTGCCGCGCGCGCCGAAGCCCTGGTGCGCCGCTCGCGCCCGGGCCCGGAGGTGCGCACGCTGCAGGTGGCCGACCTCAAGCTCGACCTCACGAGCCGGCACGTGGAGCGCGGTGGCCGCCCGATCGCGCTGCAGCCGCGCGAGTTCCGCCTGCTCGCCTACCTGATGAGCCACCCCGGCCAGGTGCTCACGCGCACCATGCTGCTCGAGGCCGTGTGGGACTACCAGTTCGACCCACAGACCAATGTGATCGACGTGCAGGTGAGCCGCCTGCGCGGCAAGCTCGATGTGGGCGGCGCCCCACCGCTGATCCACACCGTGCGAGGCATCGGCTACCGCATCCAGGTGGGCGACAGCACCGGCGAACCATGA
- a CDS encoding tripartite tricarboxylate transporter TctB family protein, whose product MKIKSQRDFYSGVLFSAFGVAYAWGATTYTVGIGARMGPGYFPLVVGVLIAIMGAVITIKAMMVDTEDGEPIGRIAWRPLVFIIGANVVFGVLLAGLPSWGIPHMGLIVAIYALTFIASLAGDQFKFKEVAVLATVLAIGSYGAFELALKLNFPIWPAFIG is encoded by the coding sequence GTGAAAATCAAGAGTCAGAGAGACTTCTACTCGGGCGTGCTCTTCAGCGCGTTCGGCGTGGCCTACGCCTGGGGCGCCACCACCTACACCGTCGGTATCGGCGCCCGCATGGGGCCGGGCTACTTCCCGCTCGTGGTGGGGGTTCTCATCGCCATCATGGGCGCGGTGATCACCATCAAGGCCATGATGGTCGACACGGAGGACGGCGAACCGATCGGGCGCATTGCGTGGCGACCGCTGGTCTTCATCATCGGCGCGAACGTGGTCTTCGGCGTGTTGCTCGCCGGCCTGCCCAGCTGGGGCATCCCGCACATGGGCCTGATCGTCGCGATCTATGCGCTCACCTTCATCGCCAGCCTGGCCGGTGACCAGTTCAAGTTCAAGGAAGTGGCCGTGCTCGCCACCGTGCTCGCCATCGGCAGCTACGGCGCCTTCGAACTCGCGCTCAAGCTGAACTTCCCGATCTGGCCCGCCTTCATCGGCTGA
- a CDS encoding cupin domain-containing protein, producing MKPAPTSITAAQAPVRTKPSNYPEPFASRMAGRHKQPLGDLFGLCNFGVNLTRLSPGAVSALRHAHTRQDEFVYILEGHPTLHTDEGLRPLAPGDCAGFAAGSGNGHRLINETDRDVVYLEIGDRTAGDQASYPDDDLQAISVDGQWRFAHKNGTPYG from the coding sequence GTGAAGCCCGCACCCACATCCATCACCGCGGCGCAGGCGCCTGTGCGCACCAAACCCTCCAACTACCCGGAGCCCTTTGCCTCGCGCATGGCCGGGCGTCACAAGCAACCACTGGGCGACCTGTTCGGCCTGTGCAACTTCGGCGTCAACCTCACGCGCCTCTCGCCCGGCGCCGTGTCGGCCTTGCGGCATGCGCACACCCGGCAGGACGAGTTCGTCTACATCCTCGAAGGCCATCCCACGCTGCACACCGACGAAGGCCTGCGGCCGCTGGCGCCTGGCGACTGCGCGGGCTTCGCGGCGGGCAGCGGCAACGGGCACCGCTTGATCAACGAAACCGATCGGGACGTGGTGTACCTTGAAATCGGCGACCGAACCGCCGGTGACCAGGCGAGCTACCCCGACGACGACCTCCAGGCGATCAGCGTCGACGGCCAGTGGCGCTTCGCCCACAAGAACGGCACGCCCTATGGCTGA
- a CDS encoding HAMP domain-containing sensor histidine kinase: MIEKLRRLWRSVGFRLAFYYGFLVAITMLAALGIVYLQTVGVLHQRMARQVEITGQQLMASVSEGGIEALGEVISNALADGHNTDSEIYLLLDREGHKRVGNLDHAPAPIAWQGEMQRRVLRDGRSVEAFLVAHKLPDGGTLVVGQDLRDQEMIESLVASASAAAGIVAVLLLIGGTFVFRQELERSVGAVRLTATRIATGGKLQERVAESGEDDEFALLNREINTMLDRIESLMDGVRHVSNTIAHNLRTPLTRILVRLRNAEQADTNPAQRSEAIGAAIRDIEELTSVFEKLLRIAEAEAGARRRSFTRISLDAIATDVMELYEAVAEEQGATLLREPADVVALPGDRDLLAGAIANLLDNALKYAGPGAAIRIGTQETPGGVMLTVQDNGPGVPEEELARLGARFHRLHHADAPGHGLGLASVQAVATLHGGRLRFEDAAPGLRAVIELPRPGR, translated from the coding sequence ATGATCGAGAAGCTGCGCCGCCTCTGGCGCTCGGTTGGCTTCCGGCTCGCGTTCTACTATGGTTTTCTGGTCGCCATCACCATGCTGGCCGCGCTGGGCATCGTCTATCTGCAGACGGTGGGCGTGCTGCACCAGCGCATGGCGCGCCAGGTGGAGATCACCGGACAGCAGTTGATGGCGAGCGTCTCCGAAGGAGGCATCGAGGCGCTCGGCGAGGTGATCTCCAACGCGCTGGCCGATGGCCACAACACGGACAGCGAGATCTACCTGCTGCTCGACCGCGAAGGGCACAAACGGGTCGGTAACCTCGACCATGCACCCGCGCCGATCGCATGGCAGGGCGAGATGCAGCGCCGCGTGCTGCGCGATGGTCGCAGCGTGGAGGCCTTCCTCGTGGCACACAAGCTGCCCGACGGCGGTACGTTGGTCGTAGGACAGGATCTGCGTGACCAGGAAATGATCGAATCGCTGGTGGCCAGCGCGAGCGCGGCCGCGGGCATCGTCGCCGTGCTGCTGCTGATCGGCGGCACCTTCGTGTTCCGACAGGAGCTTGAGCGCAGCGTAGGCGCGGTGCGTCTGACGGCCACTCGCATCGCCACCGGTGGCAAGTTGCAGGAGCGTGTGGCCGAGTCCGGCGAAGACGACGAGTTCGCCCTGCTCAACCGCGAAATCAACACCATGCTCGACCGCATCGAGTCGCTCATGGACGGCGTGCGCCACGTCTCCAACACCATCGCCCACAACCTGCGCACGCCCCTCACGCGCATCCTCGTGCGCTTGCGCAACGCGGAACAGGCGGACACCAACCCCGCACAGCGCAGCGAAGCCATCGGTGCGGCGATCCGCGACATCGAAGAGTTGACCTCGGTGTTCGAAAAACTGCTGCGCATCGCCGAAGCGGAAGCAGGTGCACGCAGGCGCAGCTTCACGCGCATTTCGCTCGATGCGATCGCCACCGACGTGATGGAACTCTATGAAGCCGTGGCCGAAGAGCAAGGAGCCACCCTGTTGCGCGAACCGGCCGATGTGGTGGCGCTGCCCGGCGACCGCGACCTTCTGGCCGGCGCCATTGCCAACCTGCTCGACAACGCGCTGAAGTACGCGGGTCCTGGCGCGGCGATCCGCATCGGCACGCAGGAGACCCCGGGTGGCGTGATGCTGACGGTGCAGGACAACGGGCCCGGTGTACCCGAGGAGGAACTGGCGCGCCTGGGCGCGCGCTTTCACCGCCTGCACCATGCCGATGCGCCGGGCCACGGTCTTGGCCTGGCCAGCGTGCAGGCCGTGGCCACCTTGCACGGCGGCCGCTTGCGCTTCGAGGACGCCGCCCCGGGCCTGCGGGCGGTGATCGAGCTGCCTCGGCCGGGCCGCTGA
- a CDS encoding threonine dehydratase, which translates to MNHALPTLHEIEAAAQVVYHAFAPTPQYRWATLSARLGAECWVKHENHTPVGAFKVRGGLTYFDRLRQRGELPREVISATRGNHGQSIGLAAHAHGVPCTIVVPHGNSVEKNAAMRALGVTLIEHGSDFQESREHAMHLAQERGAHMVPSYHADLVRGVSTYWWEYLRAVPKLDVVYVPIGQGSGACSAVAAKLALRHPVRIVGVVSAHATTYADSLAAGRVVEAPVTTVLADGMACRVADAEALEILQAHLDHVVQVSDDAVAQAMRMLFADTHNVAEGAGAASFAAAWQERASLKGAVVGTVLSGGNVDSRTMAQVLAQA; encoded by the coding sequence ATGAACCACGCCCTGCCCACCCTGCACGAGATCGAGGCCGCCGCCCAGGTGGTCTACCACGCATTCGCGCCCACGCCGCAATACCGCTGGGCCACGCTCAGTGCAAGGCTGGGCGCCGAATGTTGGGTCAAGCACGAGAACCACACGCCCGTGGGCGCTTTCAAGGTGCGCGGCGGCCTCACCTACTTCGACCGATTGCGGCAACGCGGCGAGCTGCCACGCGAAGTGATCAGCGCCACGCGCGGCAACCACGGCCAGAGCATCGGATTGGCCGCGCACGCGCACGGCGTGCCCTGCACCATCGTCGTGCCGCACGGCAACTCGGTGGAGAAAAACGCCGCCATGCGCGCGCTCGGGGTCACGTTGATCGAACACGGCAGCGATTTCCAGGAAAGCCGCGAACACGCGATGCACCTCGCTCAGGAGCGTGGCGCGCACATGGTGCCGAGTTACCACGCCGACCTGGTGCGCGGCGTGAGCACCTATTGGTGGGAATACCTGCGTGCGGTGCCCAAGCTGGACGTGGTCTACGTGCCGATCGGACAAGGCTCGGGCGCCTGCTCCGCGGTCGCGGCCAAGCTGGCGCTGCGCCACCCGGTGCGCATCGTCGGCGTGGTCAGCGCGCACGCCACCACCTACGCCGATTCGCTGGCCGCCGGCCGCGTGGTGGAAGCGCCCGTCACCACGGTGCTGGCCGATGGCATGGCATGCCGCGTGGCCGACGCCGAAGCGCTGGAGATCCTGCAGGCGCACCTGGACCACGTCGTGCAGGTGAGCGACGACGCCGTGGCCCAAGCCATGCGCATGTTGTTCGCCGACACGCACAACGTGGCCGAAGGCGCCGGCGCGGCCAGTTTCGCGGCCGCCTGGCAGGAGCGCGCGTCGCTCAAGGGTGCGGTCGTCGGCACCGTGCTCAGCGGGGGCAATGTGGACAGCCGCACGATGGCCCAGGTTCTGGCGCAAGCGTGA
- a CDS encoding VOC family protein, with product MADARARLDHLVVAARTLDEGVVWCETTLGVTPGLGGAHPLFGTHNRLIKLDGSGSPASYLEIIAIHPKATPTRAAHQRRWFDLDDPAMKARLVQHGPQLVHWVASVPNIGHAVASLRAIGIQRGPAVSASRQTPQGLLQWHISVRDDGQRLYNGALPTLIQWVGAHPTTHMPHSGVSLRRLRLHHAGAAGLRAALQALELDGGPSVCDGPAGITAELETPSRGRVTLLSPP from the coding sequence ATGGCTGACGCGCGCGCCCGCCTCGACCACCTGGTGGTGGCCGCGCGCACCCTCGACGAGGGCGTGGTCTGGTGCGAAACCACGCTGGGCGTCACGCCGGGTCTGGGCGGGGCGCATCCGCTGTTCGGCACGCACAACCGCCTGATCAAGCTGGATGGCAGCGGCTCGCCTGCGAGCTACCTGGAAATCATCGCCATCCACCCCAAGGCAACGCCCACCCGCGCAGCGCACCAGCGCCGCTGGTTCGACCTGGACGATCCGGCCATGAAAGCGCGCCTCGTGCAGCATGGACCGCAGCTGGTGCATTGGGTGGCCAGCGTGCCGAACATCGGCCATGCGGTGGCTTCGCTGCGGGCGATCGGCATCCAGCGCGGCCCGGCGGTGAGCGCCTCGCGCCAGACCCCGCAGGGCCTGCTGCAATGGCACATCAGCGTGCGCGACGATGGCCAGCGCCTGTACAACGGTGCGCTGCCCACGTTGATCCAGTGGGTCGGCGCTCACCCCACCACACACATGCCCCACAGCGGCGTGTCGCTGCGCCGCCTTCGGCTGCACCATGCGGGCGCGGCCGGTCTGCGCGCGGCCCTGCAGGCGCTGGAGCTCGATGGGGGGCCTAGCGTGTGCGACGGTCCGGCCGGGATCACCGCCGAGCTCGAAACGCCGTCGCGCGGTCGCGTCACCTTGCTCTCGCCGCCATGA